A window of the Gossypium hirsutum isolate 1008001.06 chromosome A05, Gossypium_hirsutum_v2.1, whole genome shotgun sequence genome harbors these coding sequences:
- the LOC107958679 gene encoding uncharacterized protein isoform X1 — MTKENTNHFKKRTPLITASNSIPRSSVSKKLLHLLRRFNYTSDSIQVLTEYVVVLVSNGKSQSEANSELEPFLGDTTTEFVSWLWDVLSEGSNDCNASKSSSDLENTTGPSSSDDDDASADKQSQKSGPGSVPHCRFPVFSTTLDEETNEYASTFYGKSNENLRAFENNQDRSLNGCSFKTKPSAEVVLSYEQNVQCGNVHRTSPLFKRSQVTNAGGSRLFSRAADAIFHQNGANRSTHGNVWDRLGKLDENDTSVKVQVNENIKRPMSEKKALGFGQTTLIPTVQDGKVNQNPSRYYNVNTYRTNGSRKRQLNDFIPISPTTSDTQDHEEEMSRTFTRHPEKHTLMLKESDALYESKSCNKSLKSGLDASLRSRPEKTSQEKLGVEARESTQTLLSVGAFPAETGVRPVKAQLVDMKLRLQKLEREICMLKSMPRNKDRYHALSSSSGKIISGSVDPLKDGVESRTVFVTNVHVAATQDALRCYISKCGSINRVIKLTDTSTIAQKWSAYITFANKESVDKALALNGTNFFSRIIWVRKAGKVTVKPTHSQHGRQRDAIFQQKHSHDPNVPQQMNYVYDAHDKSHKSTETVEHIDAEL; from the exons atgaccAAAGAAAACACCAACCATTTCAAGAAACGAACACCTTTAATAACGGCGTCTAACTCCATTCCCAGATCTTCTGTTTCCAAAAAGCTTCTTCATTTGCTTCGCCGTTTTAATTACACTTCCGATAGCATCCAAGTCCTCACT GAATATGTTGTCGTGCTTGTTTCTAACGGTAAGTCCCAGTCTGAAGCAAACTCTGAGTTGGAACCGTTTCTTGGTGATACTACCACTGAGTTTGTATCTTG gcTATGGGATGTTTTATCAGAAGGTTCTAATGATTGTAATGCAAGTAAGAGCTCCTCCGATTTGGAGAACACTACTGGTCCAAGTTCctctgatgatgatgatgcttcTGCCGATAAGCAGTCACAAAAATCTGGACCAGGATCAGTTCCTCATTGCCGGTTTCCGGTCTTCTCTACCACTTTGGATGAGGAAACGAATGAGTATGCTTCAACATTTTATGGTAAATCTAACGAAAACTTAAGAGCGTTTGAGAATAATCAAGATAGGTCCCTAAATGGCTGTTCATTTAAAACGAAGCCATCTGCTGAAGTCGTGCTTTCATATGAGCAAAATGTGCAATGTGGGAATGTTCATCGGA CAAGCCCACTTTTCAAGCGTTCTCAGGTGACCAATGCTGGTGGGAGTAGGCTCTTTTCCAGGGCAGCTGATGCCATCTTTCATCAGAATGGAGCCAATCGAAGCACACATGGTAATGTTTGGGATAGATTGGGAAAGCTGGATGAGAATGACACTTCAGTGAAGGTTCAagtgaatgaaaatataaagagGCCCATGTCGGAAAAGAAGGCCCTGGGGTTTGGCCAAACTACATTGATTCCTACTGTTCAAGATGGCAAAGTCAACCAAAATCCGTCACGATACTATAACGTGAATACCTATAGAACCAATGGTAGTAGAAAGAggcaattaaatgatttcattccTATTTCTCCTACCACTTCAGATACTCAGGACCATGAAGAAGAAATGTCCAGAACATTTACAAGACATCCTGAAAAACACACTTTGATGTTGAAAGAGAGTGATGCTTTATATGAATCAAAAAGTTGCAATAAAAGCTTGAAATCAGGCTTGGATGCATCATTAAGATCTAGACCAGAAAAAACATCTCAAGAGAAGTTGGGTGTGGAAGCTCGAGAATCTACTCAGACACTGCTATCTGTTGGTGCTTTTCCAGCAGAAACTGGAGTTAGGCCTGTCAAAGCT CAATTGGTTGATATGAAATTAAGATTACAGAAACTTGAAAGAGAAATTTGCATGCTAAAATCAATGCCGCGGAACAAGGATAGGTATCATGCCTTATCCTCTAGCTCCGGAAAGATTATTTCAG GTTCAGTTGATCCGCTTAAGGATGGGGTTGAGTCAAGGACAGTATTTGTTACAAAT GTTCATGTTGCAGCCACTCAAGATGCTCTGAGATGTTACATTTCCAAGTGTGGATCCATTAACAGAGTTATTAAGTTGACCGACACATCAACCATCGCACAAAAATG GTCTGCATACATTACCTTTGCCAACAAGGAGTCAGTGGACAAGGCATTGGCTTTGAATGGGACAAACTTCTTTTCCAGGATCATATGG GTAAGAAAAGCAGGAAAGGTAACAGTGAAGCCAACCCACTCTCAACATGGCAGACAGAGGGATGCTATCTTCCAACAAAAACACTCTCATGACCCGAATGTACCTCAGCAAATGAACTACGTGTATGATGCACATGATAAAAGCCATAAAAGCACAGAGACAGTAGAACATATTGATGCAGAATTATGA
- the LOC107960794 gene encoding protein PELPK1 — translation MATSNCFVLAIFMALSLSNINVGVTARHLLQMPPTLPRVTLPPLPSIPNLPQPTIPTLPTTQPSLPKPGALPPLPTMPTLPTIPNAPKLSMPPLPNIPSFPTIPATMPSIPFFSPPPAKN, via the coding sequence ATGGCCACTTCAAATTGTTTTGTCTTGGCAATTTTCATGgctttatcattatcaaacatcaATGTCGGGGTAACAGCTCGTCATCTCCTTCAGATGCCACCAACGTTGCCTAGAGTAACGTTACCACCATTGCCATCTATCCCAAATCTCCCACAACCAACAATACCAACATTGCCAACCACTCAGCCATCGTTACCCAAGCCTGGTGCTCTACCTCCACTTCCTACCATGCCAACATTGCCGACCATACCTAATGCCCCAAAACTGAGCATGCCACCTCTGCCGAACATTCCCTCCTTCCCTACAATACCAGCTACTATGCCATCTATTCCATTCTTCTCGCCACCACCGGCCAAAAACTAG
- the LOC107958679 gene encoding uncharacterized protein isoform X2 codes for MTKENTNHFKKRTPLITASNSIPRSSVSKKLLHLLRRFNYTSDSIQVLTEYVVVLVSNGKSQSEANSELEPFLGDTTTEFVSWLWDVLSEGSNDCNASKSSSDLENTTGPSSSDDDDASADKQSQKSGPGSVPHCRFPVFSTTLDEETNEYASTFYGKSNENLRAFENNQDRSLNGCSFKTKPSAEVVLSYEQNVQCGNVHRTSPLFKRSQVTNAGGSRLFSRAADAIFHQNGANRSTHGNVWDRLGKLDENDTSVKVQVNENIKRPMSEKKALGFGQTTLIPTVQDGKVNQNPSRYYNVNTYRTNGSRKRQLNDFIPISPTTSDTQDHEEEMSRTFTRHPEKHTLMLKESDALYESKSCNKSLKSGLDASLRSRPEKTSQEKLGVEARESTQTLLSVGAFPAETGVRPVKAQLVDMKLRLQKLEREICMLKSMPRNKDRYHALSSSSGKIISGSVDPLKDGVESRTVFVTNVATQDALRCYISKCGSINRVIKLTDTSTIAQKWSAYITFANKESVDKALALNGTNFFSRIIWVRKAGKVTVKPTHSQHGRQRDAIFQQKHSHDPNVPQQMNYVYDAHDKSHKSTETVEHIDAEL; via the exons atgaccAAAGAAAACACCAACCATTTCAAGAAACGAACACCTTTAATAACGGCGTCTAACTCCATTCCCAGATCTTCTGTTTCCAAAAAGCTTCTTCATTTGCTTCGCCGTTTTAATTACACTTCCGATAGCATCCAAGTCCTCACT GAATATGTTGTCGTGCTTGTTTCTAACGGTAAGTCCCAGTCTGAAGCAAACTCTGAGTTGGAACCGTTTCTTGGTGATACTACCACTGAGTTTGTATCTTG gcTATGGGATGTTTTATCAGAAGGTTCTAATGATTGTAATGCAAGTAAGAGCTCCTCCGATTTGGAGAACACTACTGGTCCAAGTTCctctgatgatgatgatgcttcTGCCGATAAGCAGTCACAAAAATCTGGACCAGGATCAGTTCCTCATTGCCGGTTTCCGGTCTTCTCTACCACTTTGGATGAGGAAACGAATGAGTATGCTTCAACATTTTATGGTAAATCTAACGAAAACTTAAGAGCGTTTGAGAATAATCAAGATAGGTCCCTAAATGGCTGTTCATTTAAAACGAAGCCATCTGCTGAAGTCGTGCTTTCATATGAGCAAAATGTGCAATGTGGGAATGTTCATCGGA CAAGCCCACTTTTCAAGCGTTCTCAGGTGACCAATGCTGGTGGGAGTAGGCTCTTTTCCAGGGCAGCTGATGCCATCTTTCATCAGAATGGAGCCAATCGAAGCACACATGGTAATGTTTGGGATAGATTGGGAAAGCTGGATGAGAATGACACTTCAGTGAAGGTTCAagtgaatgaaaatataaagagGCCCATGTCGGAAAAGAAGGCCCTGGGGTTTGGCCAAACTACATTGATTCCTACTGTTCAAGATGGCAAAGTCAACCAAAATCCGTCACGATACTATAACGTGAATACCTATAGAACCAATGGTAGTAGAAAGAggcaattaaatgatttcattccTATTTCTCCTACCACTTCAGATACTCAGGACCATGAAGAAGAAATGTCCAGAACATTTACAAGACATCCTGAAAAACACACTTTGATGTTGAAAGAGAGTGATGCTTTATATGAATCAAAAAGTTGCAATAAAAGCTTGAAATCAGGCTTGGATGCATCATTAAGATCTAGACCAGAAAAAACATCTCAAGAGAAGTTGGGTGTGGAAGCTCGAGAATCTACTCAGACACTGCTATCTGTTGGTGCTTTTCCAGCAGAAACTGGAGTTAGGCCTGTCAAAGCT CAATTGGTTGATATGAAATTAAGATTACAGAAACTTGAAAGAGAAATTTGCATGCTAAAATCAATGCCGCGGAACAAGGATAGGTATCATGCCTTATCCTCTAGCTCCGGAAAGATTATTTCAG GTTCAGTTGATCCGCTTAAGGATGGGGTTGAGTCAAGGACAGTATTTGTTACAAATGTGG CCACTCAAGATGCTCTGAGATGTTACATTTCCAAGTGTGGATCCATTAACAGAGTTATTAAGTTGACCGACACATCAACCATCGCACAAAAATG GTCTGCATACATTACCTTTGCCAACAAGGAGTCAGTGGACAAGGCATTGGCTTTGAATGGGACAAACTTCTTTTCCAGGATCATATGG GTAAGAAAAGCAGGAAAGGTAACAGTGAAGCCAACCCACTCTCAACATGGCAGACAGAGGGATGCTATCTTCCAACAAAAACACTCTCATGACCCGAATGTACCTCAGCAAATGAACTACGTGTATGATGCACATGATAAAAGCCATAAAAGCACAGAGACAGTAGAACATATTGATGCAGAATTATGA
- the LOC107958677 gene encoding nuclear pore complex protein NUP43 has protein sequence MAFAESQNPLRVYRIPQSRYIDSVRWLSPVSPSDRFAAIAYFDADTNSPSIEIAYVDPNPQSSSPTLTPQSSWTSPSRISSLRTAHSTPQPLLAAATFSGSLHILASDLINGGVMESEATVSQLGFHSGPVSAVDLREGGIECVSVGEDGRVNLVSFVGDSSKLNYRRIFDSNGLVGYTAVKWASPSEFATGGYGFGIQWWDQRTPGGPVLQFKGNWCQGKTSGIVHSIDIHPSRKHTCLAGGSSGTVFAWDRRAAQQPIVLSGAGTGEAPNSLLSESEVWEVQYDRYTRRSNIGNISSTRILPVMICSEDGILAVIEQGEEPLELLAEPCAINSFDIDRQNPSNVICSLEWESLAILTRS, from the exons ATGGCCTTTGCAGAGTCCCAAAACCCCTTACGAGTTTATAGAATCCCGCAGTCCAGGTACATCGACTCCGTCCGCTGGCTTTCACCGGTTTCTCCCTCCGACAGATTCGCAGCCATCGCCTATTTCGACGCTGATACCAACTCTCCCTCCATCGAAATCGCATACGTTGACCCAAACCCACAAAGCTCGTCTCCAACCTTAACCCCTCAATCTTCATGGACCTCACCTTCTCGCATTTCGTCCCTCAGAACCGCCCACTCTACCCCTCAGCCCCTGCTCGCTGCCGCCACTTTCTCCGGTTCACTTCACATTTTGGCCTCTGATTTAATCAATGGAGGGGTGATGGAATCTGAGGCTACAGTTTCGCAGTTGGGGTTTCATTCCGGACCTGTGTCGGCCGTGGATTTAAGGGAAGGTGGGATTGAGTGCGTCAGTGTTGGAGAAGATGGTAGGGTTAATTTAGTGAGTTTTGTTGGGGATTCTTCGAAGCTGAATTACAGGAGAATTTTCGACTCGAATGGGCTAGTGGGTTATACGGCGGTTAAGTGGGCATCTCCTAGTGAGTTTGCGACTGGTGGGTATGGATTTGGAATACAATGGTGGGATCAGAGAACACCCGGTGGACCAGTTTTGCAGTTTAAGGGGAACTG GTGCCAGGGAAAAACATCTGGAATTGTACACTCAATTGATATTCATCCATCGCGAAAACACACTTGTCTG GCAGGGGGCTCTTCAGGCACTGTATTTGCTTGGGACCGTAGAGCAGCACAACAGCCTATTGTTCTTTCTGGTGCTGGGACAGGTGAGGCTCCCAATTCTTTGTTATCTGAAAGCGAGGTTTGGGAAGTTCAATATGATCGCTACACAAGGCGTTCGAACATTGGCAACATCTCTTCCACACGGATTCTACCTGTTATGATCTGCTCTGAAGATGGAATCCTCGCAGTAATCGAACAAG GTGAAGAACCCTTGGAGCTGTTAGCCGAACCCTGTGCAATTAACAGCTTTGACATTGATCGGCAGAACCCTTCG AATGTTATATGCAGCTTGGAATGGGAATCGTTAGCCATCTTGACAAGGTCTTGA
- the LOC107958678 gene encoding autophagy-related protein 11, with translation MSSSITHNLIPDGKLLVHIAENGHSFELDCNETTLVETVMQSIEVESGIHFNDQLVLCAELKLEPQRPLSSYKLPSSDRELFIFNKSRLQTHSPPPPPEQVDIVEVPEPRPIASSTDPHPLDDALDPALKALPSYERLFRYHYEQGLAIYKRTVAKFDHCERLLGEQKVQERALDVARGNLDQYYRMIQQNCSEFMKRYKQQHRYHADLLANFDKDMQKLRSTKLHPALQTATRKCLSDFVKEDNLRKSAENCNSSHRQFENKVVQLNQMFGEVKRKVEDLFTLKASFPIKNLELTIKEHQRYLNEQKSIMQSLSKDVNTVKKLVDDCVCSQLSSSLRPHDAVSALGPMYDVHDKNHLPKMLACEHAISKLLDFCKDKKNEMNIFVHTYMQKTTYVTYHIKDVKLQFPVFKEAMVRQEDLFMDLKLVRGIGPAYRACLAEIVRRKASMKLYMGMAGQLAERLATKREVEVRRREEFLKAHGLYIPKDVLASMGLYDTPNQCDVNIAPFDTSLLDIDIPDLDHYAPEYLSGLPTKPASSRGSSSLLNESSHSADTEEINVETLGKDDSDDFLEGCELVEIAGTSKMEVENAKLKAELASAIALICSLGPEFEYESLDDSKVNTLLKNAAEKTAEALHLKDEYGKHLQQMLKAKQMQCDSYEKRIQELEQRLSDQYSQGQKLSMTNNATDYGLLASKDDDDCKPQISGCEVNVPRISTSEPMDEVSCISNSLDAKLGQFGRQSSKGREGIDENMMESSGMLNPHLDSSMQEPQQEEQEVGVKDGKDRTVGQSGMSLANSSTAEYMPEPLNALPCGTAAELGLDSKVREDLVLELQNALAEKLNQLSETETKLKDALDEVSMLGREMETSRKLLDESQMNCAHLENCLHEAREEAQSHRCAAERRASEYSALRASAVKMRSLFERLRNCVYAPGGMAGFADSMRALAQSLANSISDSEDDGSAEFRKCIRVLAEKVGFLSRHREELHEKYANIEAVTEQLKKELEEKNELVKTLYTKHQLEKQASKEKISFSRLQVHEIAAFVLNSSGHYEAITRNCSNYYLSAESVALFTDHLPSQPSYIVGQIVHIERQTVKPPLSSSTRPDRGRADPAEQLTSNTMNSGSSLNPYGLPTGCEYFVVTVAMLPDTAIHSPPPS, from the exons ATGAGTTCAAGTATTACACATAATCTGATTCCTGATGGGAAGCTTTTGGTTCATATAGCTGAAAACGGACATTCGTTTGAGCTCGATTGCAATGAGACTACATTGGTGGAGACAGTTATGCAATCGATTGAAGTCGAGTCCGGAATTCACTTCAATGATCAGCTCGTTCTATGCGCGGAGTTGAAACTTGAGCCACAAAGGCCACTTTCTTCATATAAGCTTCCTTCCAGCGACCGTGAACTCttcatatttaacaaatcaagGCTGCAAACCCATtccccaccaccaccaccagAGCAGGTTGATATAGTTGAAGTCCCAGAACCCCGACCGATAGCTTCTTCGACTGACCCTCATCCTTTGGACGATGCTCTTGATCCTGCTTTGAAGGCTTTACCTTCTTATGAGAGGCTGTTTAGGTACCATTATGAGCAAGGACTTGCTATATATAAGCGAACGGTAGCTAAGTTTGATCATTGCGAAAGGCTTTTGGGGGAACAGAAGGTTCAGGAGAGAGCATTGGACGTTGCAAGGGGTAATTTAGATCAATATTATAGGATGATTCAGCAAAATTGTTCGGAATTCATGAAGCGGTATAAGCAACAACATCGTTATCATGCTGATTTGTTGGCGAACTTTGATAAGGATATGCAGAAGTTAAGATCCACCAAGCTTCACCCTGCATTACAGACTGCTACTAGGAAATGTTTATCGGATTTTGTGAAGGAAGATAACCTAAGGAAGTCGGCCGAAAATTGTAACAGCTCCCACAGGCAATTTGAGAACAAAGTTGTACAGCTCAATCAGATGTTTGGTGAAGTGAAGCGAAAAGTAGAGGACTTGTTCACTTTGAAGGCTTCCTTTCCTATTAAGAATTTAGAGCTAACCATTAAAGAGCATCAGCGATACCTGAATGAACAGAAGAGCATTATGCAGTCCTTAAG CAAAGATGTCAATACAGTAAAGAAGCTTGTAGATGATTGTGTGTGCTCCCAATTGTCTTCCTCCCTTCGTCCTCATGATGCAGTTTCAGCCCTGGGTCCTATGTATGATGTCCATGACAAAAATCATCTGCCAAAGATGCTGGCTTGTGAACATGCAATATCAAAGCTGCTTGACTTTTGCAAGGATAAGAAGAATGAAATGAACATCTTTGTTCACACGTACATGCAAAAGACAACTTATGTTACATATCACATCAAGGATGTCAAACTACAGTTTCCTGTTTTCAAAGAGGCAATGGTGCGCCAGGAAGATCTATTTATGGACCTTAAGTTGGTCCGTGGAATTGGTCCTGCATATAGAGCATGTCTTGCTGAAATAGTTAGAAGAAAGGCTTCTATGAAGCTTTACATGGGCATGGCTGGTCAGCTGGCCGAAAGGCTGGCAACAAAGAGAGAAGTTGAGGTCAGGAGACGAGAGGAGTTTTTAAAGGCACATGGTTTGTATATACCGAAAGATGTACTGGCTTCCATGGGGTTATATGATACCCCTAACCAGTGTGATGTCAATATAGCTCCTTTTGACACTTCATTGCTCGATATTGACATTCCTGACCTGGACCATTATGCACCTGAGTATTTATCAGGACTGCCTACCAAACCTGCTAGCTCAAGAGGTTCAAGTTCCTTGTTGAATGAGAGTTCTCATTCTGCTGATACTGAAGAGATCAATGTAGAGACTCTTGGAAAAGATGATTCTGATGACTTTCTTGAGGGATGTGAATTGGTTGAGATTGCTGGAACTAGCAAGATGGAAGTTGAGAATGCAAAACTGAAGGCTGAACTTGCTTCTGCTATAGCCCTGATTTGTTCTCTTGGTCCTGAATTTGAGTATGAATCACTCGATGATAGTAAAGTCAATACTTTATTGAAAAATGCTGCGGAAAAGACTGCTGAAGCCTTGCATTTAAAAGATGAGTACGGAAAACACCTGCAACAAATGCTCAAGGCAAAACAAATGCAGTGCGATTCATATGAAAAGCGCATTCAGGAACTGGAGCAGAGATTGTCTGATCAGTATTCGCAGGGGCAGAAGCTTTCTATGACTAACAATGCCACTGACTATGGCCTTCTAGCTTCGAAGGATGATGATGATTGCAAGCCACAAATCTCAGGTTGTGAAGTGAATGTGCCTCGTATATCTACATCTGAGCCTATGGATGAGGTTTCTTGCATTTCAAATTCTTTGGATGCAAAGTTGGGACAGTTTGGAAGGCAGTCAAGCAAAGGTCGAGAAGGGATTGATGAGAATATGATGGAGTCATCTGGAATGCTCAACCCTCATTTGGACTCATCAATGCAAGAGCCACAACAAGAAGAACAAGAAGTTGGTGTCAAAGATGGAAAAGATAGGACGGTGGGACAGTCTGGCATGTCTCTCGCTAATAGTTCTACTGCTGAATACATGCCTGAGCCTCTGAATGCTTTACCTTGTGGGACAGCAGCTGAGCTAGGCTTAGATTCGAAAGTTAGGGAGGATCTTGTGTTGGAATTGCAAAATGCACTTGCAGAGAAGTTGAACCAATTAAGTGAAACTGAAACCAAGCTTAAGGATGCTTTGGATGAGGTTTCCATGCTTGGGAGGGAGATGGAAACTAGTCGTAAACTTCTTGATGAGTCTCAG ATGAACTGTGCTCACTTGGAGAATTGTTTGCATGAAGCAAGAGAGGAAGCCCAAAGCCATCGTTGTGCTGCTGAGCGGAGGGCCTCAGAGTATAGTGCGCTCCGTGCATCAGCTGTTAAGATGCGTAGTCTTTTTGAAAGACTTAGAAATTGTGTCTATGCTCCTGGTGGGATGGCTGGTTTTGCTGATTCTATGCGTGCTTTGGCTCAGTCTTTGGCCAA TTCCATTAGTGATAGTGAAGATGATGGCTCTGCTGAGTTCCGCAAATGCATCCGGGTGCTTGCCGAAAAAGTTGGTTTCTTATCAAGGCATCGTGAAGAGCTGCACGAGAAGTACGCTAACATTGAAGCTGTAACTGAACAGCTTAAGAAAGAATTGGAAGAGAAAAATGAGCTGGTTAAAACTCTGTACACTAAGCATCAACTTGAGAAGCAG GCAAGCAAGGAAAAGATATCATTTAGCCGCTTGCAAGTCCATGAGATTGCTGCATTTGTACTAAATTCATCAGGGCATTACGAGGCAATCACCCGAAACTGCTCCAACTACTACTTATCTGCTGAATCTGTGGCTTTGTTTACCGATCATCTCCCAAGCCAACCAAGCTACATCGTCGGGCAGATTGTGCACATCGAGCGTCAAACTGTGAAGCCACCGCTGTCTTCATCAACTAGACCTGATCGTGGCAGGGCGGATCCTGCAGAGCAACTAACATCTAACACCATGAATTCTGGATCAAGTTTGAACCCCTATGGTCTCCCAACTGGATGTGAATACTTCGTAGTGACAGTAGCCATGTTACCTGATACCGCCATTCATTCACCACCTCCTTCCTGA